DNA from Streptomyces sp. NBC_01260:
ATCCTTCAGCACGTGGGCCACGAGGACAACGTCCGGCAGATCATGCGCCACCGCGTCCACACCGGCGGCAGCGACGGCATCCTCCAGGGCGACAAGCCGCATCCGCGCGCGTACGGCACCTTCCCGCAGTATCTCGGCCGGTACGCGAGGGAGTTGGGCATCCTGCCCCTGGAGGAGTGCGTCGCCCACCTCACGTCCCGCCCGGCGGCCCGGCTGCGGCTGGCCGACCGCGGTCAGGTACGCGAGGGGTACCGCGCCGACCTGGTGCTCTTCGACCCCTCGACGGTGGCCGCGGGCTCGACGTTCGACGAGCCGCGCGCCCTGCCCTTCGGTATCCCGCACGTACTGATCGACGGCCGCTTCGTCATCGAGGACGGCAAGCGGACCCAGGTCCTGGCCGGCCGGGCCGTGCGCTCCGCGCCCCGCGGGTAGCAGCCGCTCCGCTCAGGCCCCGGCCGCCCGCTCCCGCGCCCACGCCAGGTCGTCCTCGGTGGGTGCGTCGTCCTGGGTGAGCGCCCGCCGCCAGTAGCCGCTGAACTCGACGGCGGACCTGGGCAGTCCGCGTTCCTCGACGAGATGGCGGCGCAGCGCCCGGACCGTGCCGGCCTCCCCCGCGAGCCAGGCGGCCGCGCTCCCCCCGGGCAGCGCGGCCGACCGGACCGCGTCCAGCAGCGATTCGCCCCGGTCCCGGTGCACCCAGCGCAGGGTCAGCTCGGCCGCGGTGTCGAACCGCTGCTCCTCGGCCGCGTCGGCGACCTCGGCGCAGACCGTCACCGGCGCCCCGGCCGACAGGGATTCGAGGATCGTCCCGATCGCCGGGAGCGCCGACTCGTCGCCGGCCAGCAGCAACCGGCCGGCCTCGGGCAGCGGCCGCGCGTACGCCGAGGACGGGCCGACCATGCCGACCACGTCCCCGGGCCCGGCACCGAGAGCCCAGCGGGTGGCGGGCCCGCCGTCGCCGTGGAGCACGAAGTCGACGGCCATGAGGCCGGAGCCGGGATCGTACGAGCGGACGGTGAAGCTCCGCATGAGCGGCCGCTCCGGTTCGGGGATCGCGAGGCAGGCCTCGTACCAGCGCATTCCGTAGGTGTCCTCGGCGTCCGGCTCCGGCAGCCGGGGCGCGTGCTGCCCCTGCCTCGGGAAGCAGAGCTTCATCTGCTGGTCGGGCCGGTCCTCCATGACCGACGCCAGCGCGTCCCCGGAGAAGGTGACCCGCAGCATCCGCGGGCTGATCCGCTCGACACCCGCGACCCGCACATACGACACAGTCAAGGTCCGCACCACCGCTGCGACACCAGCCTCTCATCGGAGTTTGATACTTTACGGCATAAGGAGTTGCGGGAGCGAAGTTACTTTACGACGTAAGGAGTCGCAAGTGGTGGTCTATGCCGGGCAGGGCGATGCCCGACGGTCGATGTCCCTGCTGTGGCGCTCGGCCGCACCGCAGGAGCCGGGCCGCACCCCCGGTCCCGGCCCCAGGCCCGGACTGACGGTCGACGCGATCGTGGCCGCCGCGATCGCCGTCGCCGACGAGGACGGCATGGCCGCGCTCTCGATGCGGGCGGTGGGCGAGCGGGTCGGGCGCACGGCGATGGCGCTCTACACCTACGTTCCCGGCAAAAGCGAACTGCTGGACCTGATGTACGACGCGGTGCACGCGGAGCTCCCCGGCGACCGGCCCGCAGGGGGCGACTGGCGTACGGAGCTGACGCGTTGGGCGCAGGACACACTCGCGTTCTTCCTGCGCCACCCCTGGGTGCTCCAGGTCTCGCAGGCCCGTCCGGTGCTCGGCCCGCACGAGTACGCCGCACTGGACACGCTCGTGCGCTGCCTCTACGGCACGGGGCTCGACGCCGCGGTGCTGCGGCGCCTGGTCGGGACGCTGTTCCACTTCGTGCGGGGCGCCGCACAGACCGTCGCCGACGCGCGCGAGGCGGCGTCGGCGACGGGGCGGCCGGACGAGGAGTGGTGGTACGCCCGCTCGGCGGCGCTCGTCGAGCTGGTCCCGGACTTCGCGGACCGCTACCCGGAGCTGAGCCGGATGGAGCGGGAGTCGGCGCCCCCGCAGCCGACGGGGGACGACACGGTGCCGTATCCGGAGCGGGAGGCGCGGGAGACGTTCACCGCAGGGCTGGACGTACTGCTGGACGGCATCGAAGCGGCGGTCCGGCGGGGCCGGGGGCCGGGCGCGTGAACACGCCCTGACCCCCTGGAGTCACCAGCGGTACCAGCGGCCGCGACTGGCGCCGGAACCCGAACGCATGACAAAGCCGAGCAGCCATACCGCGAGCACGATGGCCGCTATCCACCAGAGCAGATTGAGCGCGAACCCGGCACCGAAGAGAGCCAGGACGACCAGAAGAACTACCAGCAGGGGAACCATGTTTATCAACCTCCATAAATTCGAGTGCCCCGGCTCTGCCGATCCACACCTCCTTGCCCGAGCTCCTGTCGCACTCGGGCGAAACAGTTTCCCAGCCGTTTTCACGGGCACCCGGGGCACATGAATATTTCTGCGACAGCCCGAAAAGGGCACGGAAAGGCAAGACGCGCAGGAAATGGTTCAACGATCGAGGCGGGCGGCCGTGCGGGATTCGTGGCCCGTGGGTTGATCTACTTCCTGGTCGGCGTCCTGGCGCTGCGCATAGCGTTCAACGACACCGGTGGCGGTGGCGGAAAGACGGCCGACCGGGGCGGGGCGCTCTCGGAGATCGCGCAGAAGCCCTTCGGATCGGTCCTGTTGTGGGTCCTCGGTGCCGCACTGGCGGGCATGGCCCTGTGGCGGCTGTCCGAGGCCGCCTTCGGGGCCGCGGGCCCCGACGGGCAGAAGACGACCAAGCGGCTGGCATCGGCGGGGCGCGCCGTCTTCTACGGCTTCGTGTCCTACTCGGTCCTGATGTTCGCGGCGGGCGACCGGGGCAGCGGAAGCGGCTCCAGCGACGCGCAGTCGCAGGACGTCACGGCAAGGGTCCTGGACATGCCGGGCGGCCGCTGGCTGGTGGGGGCGGGCGGCGTGGCCGTCGTCGGCGCGGGTCTGTGGATCGCCGGCCGGGCCGCACTCCGCAAGTTCCACAAGCATCTGCGCATGGGCGAGATGTCACGCACCGAACGACGGGCCGTGGACATCACCGGCGTCTTCGGCGGGGTCTCCCGCGGGCTGGTCTTCGCGGTGGCGGGCGGTTTCGCCGTGGCCGCCGCGGTGAAGGCCCGGTCCGGGGAGGCGAAAGGTATGGACGACACGCTGCGGTCCTTCAGCGCGACCCCGGCCGGCCCGTGGCTGCTGGCCCTCGTCGCGGTGGGGCTGGCGGCCTTCGGCCTCTTCTCCTGCGCGAACGCCCGGTGGCGCCGGATCTGAGCGAGTGGGGGCAGGGCGGGAGTGCTGCTCCTCCCGCCCCGCCCAACTGCGCCTCAGCCGTTACGGCTTGGGCAGCTGGCACCCTGCGGCGCTCAGGTCGAACTTGTTGCCTGCGCCGATGCACGGCACGATGCCGTAGGTCTCCTGGGCGTAGTTGATGCCCTTGCGGACCGTCACCTGACCGTTCTCATCGACCTCGCACGGGTTGTTGTCCGTGCACTTCTGCCCGTCCTCGTTACCGGTGTTGTTGACGGCGACGACCTTGCCGGTGGTGTTGTCGATCACCGGCGAGCCCGACGTGCCGCCGATGGTCTGGCAGGCGGAGGTGTAGCGGACCGAGTCCTTCCAGGTCCACTCCCCCTCCTTGAGGCGGTAGACGAACCCGTCGACGTTGCAGCTGTACGTGCGCTTCCAGTACCCGGACGCCACCGTGATCGCGGCGCCCTGCACCGGGTGCGCGGTGTTGAGTTCCAGCGCCTTGATCCCGTAGCGGCTCTCGATCTGGGCGTACGTGGAGGTGAGTTGGTACACCGATATGTCGGTGTCCGTCATCGTCCCGTACGCGATCTTGCTCGCCCGCAGCGTGCCGACGCCGCCGCCCGAGGAGTTCAGCAGGGTGAAGCTGCGGGTGGACGGCTGGTTGAGCACGACCTCACCGGGCCCGGGGAAGCCCGACTCCATGCAGTGCCCGTTGGAGAGCACGAGCGCGGGATCGCCCGGCTGGGAGCCGGGCGTACGGACGACCGATCCCGAACAGTTGCTGAGCGCCACCGTCCCGGCGAAGCCGATGGCCTTGGCCCCGGCCTTCGCCTTGACTGCCGCGCGGCTCGATGATGCTGCCGCCTTGACCGTGCTGGGCGCTGCCGCGTCGTGGCTTGTGGCCGCGGTTGCGGGCGCGGTACCGGCTCCGAGGAGCAGCACGGCGAAGAGCGCACCGACGAGAGGCTTTTTCATGTGGGGGTCCCCTCCAGTGACCTGCGCAGAGCGTGTGGAGCCTCTGCGACCGAAGTTCTTCCGGTTTTGACATGCGCATGGTGGCGTATTGAGGGGAGCCGCACAAGGGGCGGATTCACGCCGACCGGGCGGTTCCGCGCCGACCGGGCCGTTCCGCGGGCCGGGACGGGATCGGCCGGGGCCAGGTGGCGGTGGTGATCGGCGAGCGAGGCGTCGCCCGTCACCACCGCCACCTGCCCGGCGGGGATTCATCCGGCTTTCCCGGGCGACTGTCATACCCAGCTGACAGACTTCCGTCATGACTGACGCAGTGAAGGGCCCCGCCAGCTATTTCCCGTCCATCGAGCAGAAGTACGGCCGCCCGGTCGCGGAGTGGAAGGACCTCATCCGCGCCTCGCCGCTGACGAAGCACATGGAGCTCGTGGCATGGCTCAAATCCGAGCACGCGATGGGGCACGGCCACGCCAACGCCCTGGTCGCGCACACGCTCGCCGAGGACAAGGGCGAGTAGTCCGGCCGTGGGCGCGGGGCCGCCCCGGCTGCGTACCGTCGGAGCATGACTTCCGATCACGAGCACGTGCTGGACCTCGACGCCTATCTCGCCCGCATCGGCTGGAGCGGGGAGCGCCGGCCCACCGCGGCGGTGCTGCGCTCGGTGCACCGTGCGCACGCGCTGGGCATCCCGTTCGAGAACCTGGACCCCGTCCTGGGCACCGTGCCCTCGCTCGCCCCGGCCGATCTGGAGGCGAAGCTCGTACACGGTGAGCGCGGTGGCTACTGCTACGAGCACAACACCCTGCTCACCGCCGCGCTGCGGGCGCTCGGCTTCGAGGTCACGCTGCTCTGTGCCCGGGTCGTGCTGGGCGCGCGCCCCGGGGACATCCGGCCGCGGACACACATGCTGTTGCGGGTCGGGGTGCCGGGCGAGCCGACGCCGTATCTCGCCGATGTCGGCTTCGGCGCCCGCGGCTCGCTGCTGGAGCCGATCGCGCTGGTCGCGGGAGCCGAACTGCACGACACCCCGCGCCGCCACCGGCTCGTCCACCCGCCGCACGACGGGCCGCTGGAGCTGTGGGAGCTCCAGGCGGAGACGGACGGCGGGGCGTGGGAGGCGCAGTACGCGTTCACGGTGGAGCCGTTCGAGGCGCCCGACTTCGAGGTCATCAACTGGCACATCGCGACCAACCCGCGCTCGCCGTTCGCGCATCTGCTGTACGTCCAGCGCACCACCGAGGACGCCCATCTGGCGCTCGCCGGCCGCAGCCTCGTGGTGACGGCGAACGACGGCGGGCGCGAGGAGCGGGAGCTGGCGGACGCCGCCGAGGTGGAGCGGGTCCTCGCGGACGCCTTCGCGATCCGGCTGCCGGAGGGGACCCGGCTGCCGGAGTGACGCGGCGTCCGCCCGGTGTACGGGGGGTGGGCCCCTGCTCGACCCGGCGCCCCGTGGCGCATCTCACCCGCTCTCGTCCGTCACGCCCCGTCCCCACCCCTTTCCAAGCCCGGCCCCCGTCCGCGCCCCGGGT
Protein-coding regions in this window:
- a CDS encoding hydrophobic protein; this translates as MVPLLVVLLVVLALFGAGFALNLLWWIAAIVLAVWLLGFVMRSGSGASRGRWYRW
- a CDS encoding TetR/AcrR family transcriptional regulator; this encodes MVVYAGQGDARRSMSLLWRSAAPQEPGRTPGPGPRPGLTVDAIVAAAIAVADEDGMAALSMRAVGERVGRTAMALYTYVPGKSELLDLMYDAVHAELPGDRPAGGDWRTELTRWAQDTLAFFLRHPWVLQVSQARPVLGPHEYAALDTLVRCLYGTGLDAAVLRRLVGTLFHFVRGAAQTVADAREAASATGRPDEEWWYARSAALVELVPDFADRYPELSRMERESAPPQPTGDDTVPYPEREARETFTAGLDVLLDGIEAAVRRGRGPGA
- a CDS encoding DUF4287 domain-containing protein produces the protein MTDAVKGPASYFPSIEQKYGRPVAEWKDLIRASPLTKHMELVAWLKSEHAMGHGHANALVAHTLAEDKGE
- a CDS encoding siderophore-interacting protein, which encodes MVRTLTVSYVRVAGVERISPRMLRVTFSGDALASVMEDRPDQQMKLCFPRQGQHAPRLPEPDAEDTYGMRWYEACLAIPEPERPLMRSFTVRSYDPGSGLMAVDFVLHGDGGPATRWALGAGPGDVVGMVGPSSAYARPLPEAGRLLLAGDESALPAIGTILESLSAGAPVTVCAEVADAAEEQRFDTAAELTLRWVHRDRGESLLDAVRSAALPGGSAAAWLAGEAGTVRALRRHLVEERGLPRSAVEFSGYWRRALTQDDAPTEDDLAWARERAAGA
- a CDS encoding arylamine N-acetyltransferase family protein, which translates into the protein MTSDHEHVLDLDAYLARIGWSGERRPTAAVLRSVHRAHALGIPFENLDPVLGTVPSLAPADLEAKLVHGERGGYCYEHNTLLTAALRALGFEVTLLCARVVLGARPGDIRPRTHMLLRVGVPGEPTPYLADVGFGARGSLLEPIALVAGAELHDTPRRHRLVHPPHDGPLELWELQAETDGGAWEAQYAFTVEPFEAPDFEVINWHIATNPRSPFAHLLYVQRTTEDAHLALAGRSLVVTANDGGREERELADAAEVERVLADAFAIRLPEGTRLPE
- a CDS encoding DUF1206 domain-containing protein, yielding MNISATARKGHGKARRAGNGSTIEAGGRAGFVARGLIYFLVGVLALRIAFNDTGGGGGKTADRGGALSEIAQKPFGSVLLWVLGAALAGMALWRLSEAAFGAAGPDGQKTTKRLASAGRAVFYGFVSYSVLMFAAGDRGSGSGSSDAQSQDVTARVLDMPGGRWLVGAGGVAVVGAGLWIAGRAALRKFHKHLRMGEMSRTERRAVDITGVFGGVSRGLVFAVAGGFAVAAAVKARSGEAKGMDDTLRSFSATPAGPWLLALVAVGLAAFGLFSCANARWRRI
- a CDS encoding S1 family peptidase — encoded protein: MKKPLVGALFAVLLLGAGTAPATAATSHDAAAPSTVKAAASSSRAAVKAKAGAKAIGFAGTVALSNCSGSVVRTPGSQPGDPALVLSNGHCMESGFPGPGEVVLNQPSTRSFTLLNSSGGGVGTLRASKIAYGTMTDTDISVYQLTSTYAQIESRYGIKALELNTAHPVQGAAITVASGYWKRTYSCNVDGFVYRLKEGEWTWKDSVRYTSACQTIGGTSGSPVIDNTTGKVVAVNNTGNEDGQKCTDNNPCEVDENGQVTVRKGINYAQETYGIVPCIGAGNKFDLSAAGCQLPKP